In the Pseudochaenichthys georgianus chromosome 1, fPseGeo1.2, whole genome shotgun sequence genome, one interval contains:
- the mettl26 gene encoding methyltransferase-like 26 has translation MLNAAAAERNKEPILAVLQESVNTGRHLQALEISSGTGQHVTHFAQSLRNIVWQPSEFDRQSLASIEAYRAHYQLPNVRPAIHLDASLPYQYWGGIPPESIDLVVNINMIHISPMACSEGLFKGAGAVLKPQGLLMTYGPYAVNGQIAPQSNIDFDYSLRQRNPEWGLRDISFLGSIAEKSGLFLEKVMDMPANNKCLLFRKESLV, from the exons ATGCTGAACGCCGCCGCCGCGGAGAGGAACAAGGAGCCCATCCTAGCGGTGCTCCAGGAGAGCGTGAACACCGGGAGACACCTGCAGGCTCTGGAGATCTCCTCCGGTACCGGGCAGCACGTCACACACTTTGCCCAGTCCCTGCGGAATATCGTCTGGCAGCCTTCAGAGTTTGACCGCCAGTCTCTTGCAAG TATCGAAGCGTACAGAGCACACTACCAGCTGCCCAATGTGAGGCCTGCCATCCACCTGGATGCTTCTCTGCCCTACCAGTACTGGGGGGGCATCCCGCCAGAGAGCATAGATCTGGTGGTCAACATCAACATGATCCACATTTCTCCCATGGCTTGCTCAGAG GGTTTATTCAAAGGGGCCGGAGCGGTGCTGAAGCCGCAGGGTCTCCTGATGACATACGGG CCATATGCGGTGAATGGGCAGATCGCGCCTCAAAGTAATATTGACTTTGACTACAGCCTACGGCAGAG GAACCCCGAGTGGGGACTCAGGGATATCTCCTTCCTCGGTTCGATAGCAGAGAAAAGCGGTTTATTCCTGGAGAAAGTT